The sequence TCGCCCGAAGCGCGGCAGACGGGAATTGCCAGACAGGCCCTGGGGCGCCGACGCCCGCGGTGACCTGAGCGTGACACGCCTCCTAGTGACATACCGCGTGGTATGTGCGCAGAATCAGCGCAACCTCTACCACCGCGTAGGCAATGTCGCCCGGGAGGACTCCGTGCTGAGCACCATGCAGGACGTACCGCTGCTGATCTCCAGGATCCTGACCCACGGGTCCACGGTCCACGGATCGTCGCGGGTGACCACCTGGACCGGGGAGTCCGAGCCGCACCGGCGCACCTTCGCCGAGGTCGGGGCGCGCGCCGCCCGGCTGGCGCACGCCCTGCGCGACGAGCTGGGCGTGCGGGACGACGACCGGGTGGCCACGCTCATGTGGAACAACGCCGAGCACGTCGAGGCGTACTTCGCCGTGCCGTCCATGGGCGCGGTGCTGCACACGCTCAACCTGCGGCTGCCCGCCGAGCAGCTGGTGTGGATCGTCAGCCACGCGGCCGACAAGGTCGTCCTCGTCAACGGTTCGCTGATCCCGCTGCTCGCACCGCTGCTGCCGCAGCTGCCGACGGTCGAGCACATCGTCGTCTCCGGCCCCGGCGACCGTGCCCCGCTGGCGGGAGCCGGCGCCCGGGTGCACGAGTACGAGGAGCTGATCGTCGGCCGGCCCGACCACTACGACTGGCCCGAGCTGGACGAACGCCGGGCCGCCGCCATGTGCTACACCTCCGGCACGACCGGCGACCCCAAGGGCGTGGTCTACAGCCACCGTTCGGTCTACCTGCACTCCATGCAGGTCAACATGACGCAGTCGATGGGCCTGACGGACCGGGACACCTCGCTGGTGGTCGTCCCGCAGTTCCACGTGAACGCGTGGGGGCTGCCGCACGCCACCTTCATGACCGGCGTGAACATGCTGATGCCGGACCGCTTCCTCCAGCCGGCCCCGCTCGCCGAGATGATCGAGTCGGAGCGGCCCACCCACGCGGCGGCCGTCCCGACCATCTGGCAGGGCCTGCTCGGCGAACTCACCGCGCGCCCGAGGGACGTCTCCTCCCTCGGCCAGGTCACCATCGGCGGCGCCGCCTGTCCGCCGTCCCTGATGACGGCCTTCGACGAGCTGGGCATGCGGGTCTGCCACGCCTGGGGCATGACGGAGACCTCCCCGCTGGGCACGGTGGCCCGTCCGCCGGCCCATGCGGCCGGCACCGACGAGGAGTTCCGCTACCGCGTCACCCAGGGCCGCTTCCCGGCCGGTGTCGAAGCCCGCCTCACCGGCCCCGGCGGCACCCGCCTGCCCTGGGACGGCGAGTCGGCCGGCGAGCTGGAGGTGCGCGGCCCCTGGATCGCGGGCGCCTACTACAACGGCCCCGACGCCGACCCCCTGCGCCCCGGCGACAAGTTCAGCGCGGACGGCTGGCTGAAGACGGGCGACGTCGGCACCATCTCCGCCGACGGCTACCTCACCCTCACCGACCGCGCCAAGGACGTCATCAAGTCCGGCGGCGAGTGGATCTCCTCGGTGGAGCTGGAGAACGCCCTGATGGCCCACCCGGACGTCGCCGAGGCCGCCGTGGTCGCCGTACCCGACGACAAGTGGGGCGAGCGCCCGCTGGCCACGGTCGTCCTGCGGCCCGGCGCGAGCGCCGACTTCCAGGCCCTGCGCACCTTCCTCGCGGAGGAGGGCCGGATCGCCCGGTGGCAGCTGCCGGAGCGCTGGACCACCGTGCCGGTGGTGCCGAAGACGAGTGTGGGCAAGTTCGACAAGAAGGTGCTGCGCCGGCAGTACGCGGACGGGGAACTGGAGGTCACCCGCCTGTGACGGCGGTACGGACCCGCCGGCCGTGACGAGGGCCGGGGCCGGTACCCCCGCCCGTGGCGGGCCCCGGTCCCGGCCCCGGTGTCACCGGCGGCCGGTCCGCAGCGTCGCCGCCCAGCCCAGCGCCAGCCACACGCCCGCCACCGCGCACACCCCGGTCCAGCCCCAGTGCCCGAAGGCGGGGCCCGCGGCGGCCGAGGCGAGCGCACCGCCGGCGAAGCCCGAGACGACGTAGGCCGTGTTGGCGGTCGCCGGAGTGGTGGTCGTGGTCAGCGCCACGGTCTGGTTGGCCACGTGGGAGGCGACCAGGGCCGCGTGGATCGCGATCGCGGCGGCGAACAGCGCCGGCAGCACGTGCCCGCCGAGCCAGAACAACGGTACGGCGACGGCGGCCAGCACGAACGCGGTGCCGACGACCCGCGCGGCACCGAACCGGTCCACCAGGCCGCCCGCCAGCGGCGCCACCGCGCTGGCGGTCAGCCCGAAGAGGCCGAAGAGCCCGGCGGTCGCGGTGGACAGGCCGTACGCCGGCCCGGTCAGCAGCAGGGCCAGCGAGGTCCACAGGGCGCTCCAGGCGCCGAACATCCCCGCCTGCCGGATGCAGGCGCGCCGCAGCTCGGACGACTGGCGCAGCAGCCCCGGCAGCTCGGCTATGCCGGAGAACAGCCCGCCCTGCCGCGCCCGCCGCTCGGCCGGCAGGGCCAGGGCGGTGGCCAGACCGAGCGCGAGGGTGAGGACGGCGGACCCGGCGAACACCCAGCGCCAGCCGAGGCCCTGCCCGGCGAGACCGCCGAGCACGCGGGCCGCGACGATGCCGGTGAACAGACCGGCGATGACGGCGGCGACGTGCCGGGCGCGCCGGTCGGCCGGGGCACGCGCGGCCACCAGCGGGACCAGCAGCTGGGGCACGACCGTCGCCGCCGAGGCGACGAAGACGGCGGCGGCGAGGGCCGCGGTGCCCGGCGCCGCCGCCGCGCCGGCCAGCGCGACCGTGGTGGCGACGGAGAGCCAGGCGACGAGCGAGCGGCGGTTGACGCGGTCGCCGAGCGGCGCGAAGAAGAGCAGGCCGGCCGCGTAGCCGAGCTGGGCCACCGAGGCGATCCAGGCCACGGCCGAGGCGGTGGTGCCGAAGTCGCGGGCGATGAGCGGGAGCAGCGGGGCCGCGAGGTAGATGTTGGCGGCCGTGACGGCGGTGCAGACGGCGATGAGCAGGAGGAAGAGGGTGCCGGAGGCCGACCGCTCGCGGGCGGGGACCCGGACGGGCGGTGTCTGGCGGGTGGTGGTGGCTGACGGCATGAGCGGAGGTTCTCCTTAGAGCCGACTCACACAACTAACTGGTTGGTTGCAAGGCTCCAACAGCGTGCCCCGGCCCGCGCATTCCCGTCAACCAAATAGTTGGTTACCGCTTCCCTGACGCCTACCCTGTCCCCATGGCAACAGTGAGGGACCCCGAGGCCACCAAGGCCCGCATCTTCGAGGCGGCGGTCGCCGAGTTCTCCCGGCACGGCATCGCGGGCGCCCGCATCGACCGCATCGCCGCCGCGGCCAAGGCCAACAAGCAGCTGATCTACGCCTACTTCGGCAACAAGGCAGAGCTGTTCACCCAGGTCCTCGGCCGGTGCATGGTCGACCTGGCGTCGTCTGTGCCCGTCGACCCCGACGACATCGACGGCTGGGTGGACCGCCTCCTCGACTACCACGCCGCCCATCCCGAACTGCTGCGCCTGCTCTTCTGGGAGGGCATCGAGTACGGCAGCGCGGACCTGCCCGACGAGGCGGCCCGCCAGGACCACTACGCCCGCAAGGTCGCCGCGATCCGCGACGGCCAGGACCGGGGCGTCATCACGGACGTCATCCCGGCCGGCGACCTGCTCATCCTGCTGATCTCGCTGACGAACTGGATCTCCGCGGTCCCGCAGATGCGGCGCATCCTCGCGGGCTCGCGGGACGACGACCGCGACCGCCTGCGGGCCTCCATCAAGGAGGCGGCCCGCAGGCTGGTGGCACGCTAGTCCGGCGCCGGGCCGGTGTCCGGCTGCGGTCGTCCGTCGTCCGGCTGCCGGCGTCCTGCGGTCGTCCGTCGCCCGGTGGCCGGCCGGGGCCGGTCCGGTGTTCGGCCGTGGCCGGCCGGTGGCGCCTAGTTGGTGCCGATCCGGGCCAGCAGGTCGACGATCCGGCTCTGCACCTCCGTGCTGGTGGACCGCTCGGCGAGGAAGAGCACCGTCTCGCCCGAGGCCAGCCGGGGCAGGTCGGCCTGGTCGACGGCGGCGGTGTAGACGACCAGCGGGGTGCGGTTGAGCTGCCCGTTCGCGCGCAGCCAGTCCACGATCCCGGCCCGCCGGCGGTGCACCTGCATCAGGTCCATCACCACCAGGTTCGGCCGGAACTGCGCCGCCAGCGTCACCGCGTCGTTGTCGCTCGCGGCCCGCGCCACCTGCATGCCCCGCCGCTCCAGCGTCGAGGTCAGCGCCAGCGCGATCTCCGCGTGCTCCTCGATGAGCAGCACCCGCGGCGGATGCTGCTCGCTGTCCCGGGGAGCCAGCGCCTTCAGCAGGACGGCGGGATCGGCGCCGTACGCCGCCTCGCGCGACGCCTGGCCGAGCCCGGCCGTGACCAGCACCGGCACCTCCGCCGCCACCGCGGCCTGGCGCAGCGACTGCAGCGCCGTACGGGTGATGGGCCCGGTCAGCGGGTCCACGAACAGCGCGGCGGGGAAGGCCGCGATCTGCGCGTCGACCTCCTCGCGCGAGTGCACGATCACCGGACGGTAGCCGCGGTCGCTGAGCGCCTGCTGGGTCGTCACGTCCGGCGCGGGCCAGACCAGCAGCCGGCGCGGGTTGTCCAGCGGCTCCGGAGGCAGCTCGTCGTCCAGCGGCTGCGGGCGCGGGGTGTCCGCCACCTCCACGGCCCCGCCGGGGCCGTCCAGCGGCTCCGGTCCCTCGGCCGCGTCGGGCTCCGGGGCGCCGATGGCGTACGACCGCCCGGCTCCTTCGGTGCCCGGGGCCGGCCGTCCCGGCAGGGGCGGCTGGCCGGCCGGCGCGGGCTGCGGTGCCGGCGGCCGGCCGCCGGGGGCCGGGTGCGCGGACAGCGCCTCGGGCGCCGGGTGCGGCCGGGCACCCTGGTCCGGCCTGGGCTCCTGGCGGGCGGCCGGGTCCGGAGGCGTGCCGAGCTTGCGCCGGCGGCCGGAACCGCCGGGCGCGTGCGGCGGCGGGGTCGCCGTCGGCTGCTGCGCCTGCGCGGCCTGCCGGGCGAACGGCACGCCCTGCCCGAGCGTCCGCACGGAGATCGCCCGCCCCTGCGTCGAGTCCGGGTCGACCGGACCGCCGCCCACGGATTCGGCGGGCAACGGCTGCGCGGCGCGCGGCGGCTGACCGGGAGGAGGAGGCGTGGACGTGGTGGGTACGGCGGTCCCGGCGGGCGCCGAGGGTCCGGCGGGGAGAGGGGTGCCCTGAGCCGGTGTGGTCGGCGCCGGGGCGCCGGGAGCCGGGAGCGGGGTTCCCGCGCCCGCGGTGTCACCGGCACCCGGCCACTGCGGCGGGGCGCCGGTCGCGGGGCCGGGCGGCACCGGCACGGGCCGGGCCCCCGGCGCCTGACCGGGTGCGGCCTCGGCGGGCAACGGCAGCGGACCGGGGCCCGCCACCGGAGTACCGGCGGGCGGGGTTCCCGGCTGCGTGGCGGCCGGAGTCCGCGGCGCCCGGGCGGGAGCGGCGCCCGGGGCGGGCGTGCCGTGGGCGGGAGTGGCCTGCGCGGGCGTGCCGTGCGTGGGCGTGCCCTGTGCGGGTACGGGCGCGGCGGGCATCGGGGTGCCGGGTGCGGCGGGGCGGCCCTGGACGGGGATGCCCTGTCCGATCGTGCCTTGCGCGGCCGCGCCCTGCGCCGGAACGCCGGGCACCTGGGCGGCCTGGGCCCCTTGGCCCGGAACCGGCGGTACGGCGGCGGCCCTCTGCGGACCCGGACCGGCAGTGCCCGGCATCGGAGTGGCCCGCGACGGGGTCTGGCCGGGCACGGCGGGCCCCGGCGCCGTCGCCTGGGCGGCCTCCGCGGGCCGGGCCACGGCCCGGCGCCGACGGCCGGTCGGGGCGCGCTGGGGGTGCGGCTGCGGCGGGGTGTGGTCCTCGGACTGGTCGAGCGGTACGGCGTCGTGCCGCCCTTCGAGGCCCGGCAGCCCCTCGGCGGACATCGGCATCTGCGCGGGCACCTGCACCTGACCGGGCAGCGGCCCGGCACCGGGAACGCGCGGCAGGCCGGCCTCGGCGGACCCGGCCCCCGGAGTGACGGGCGTACCGGCGTCCGGAGTCACGGGCGTACCGGCGCTCACGGCGGCGCCCGGGGCCATCGGTACGGCCGTAGGCGCGCCCGGGGCCGGAACAGGTCCACCCGCCGGAACAGGTCCACCCGTCGGAACGGAGCCACTCGCCGGAACAGGACCACTCGTAGGAGCCGTGCCGCTCGCCGGCGCCGGAATCGTCTGGGCCTCCTCGGTCCCGTGAGCCTCAGCGGTCTCAGGGGTCTCCGGAGTCCGGTCGGCCTCGGCCGGCGGCAGGGCGAACACCGTACGCGGGCCGCTCGCCTCCTGCGCCGCGGCACGCTCCGCCGCGGCGGCCAGCGCCCGACGGCGCCGCCCGGTCGGCTGCGCCTCCTCGGCGCCGTCCGCCTGAGCCGGATCCCCCGCCGCGGGCAGGGCGGGCGGCAACGCGGCCTGCGGTGCGTCCACCTCGTGGTGGGCACGCCGGCCCGGGCCCACGGGCACGCCCTGCGGCGGTACGGTGCCGCCCAGCCCCGTACCCGAGGCGGCGGCGCCCGCGCTCTGCTCGGCCGAGGTCACGACGGCACCCTCGGCCACGCCCTTGCTCTCACCGGCACCGGCACCGGCGTCCGTACCGGCGTCGGCACCATCGGCCGGCCGCGCACGGCGCCGACCGGTCCCGCCGGACGCGTTCTCCGCGCCCTCGGCCGCAACCGCCGCGCTCTCCTCGGCGGGCGCGACGGCCCGCCGGCGGCGCCGGCCGGTCGGGGCCGCCGTCCCGAACTCACCGGTGTCGCCGGCACCGGCCAGGTCGCTCTCCAGGAAGGCGTCCGTGGAGGACCGCCGGGCCCGCCGCCGGCCGCCTCCGCCGCTCTGCTCGGCCGCGCCGGCATCGTCCCCGGCGGCCTCGCCGGCGTCCGGCAGCGGCATACCGGCGACGGCCTCCGGCAGCGGAGCCGCGGCAGCGGCGTCCGGCAGCGGGGCACTGGCGACGATCTCCGGCATCGGCGCACCGGCCGAGGCGGCGGCCGGGCCCGGGACCTGCGCGGCGACCGCGCCCGCCCCGCCGCCGAGCGGCACCTCGAGGACGTACGCGCTGCCGCTCATGCCCGGCACCTCGTGCGTCTGGAGCACGCCGCCGTGGGCGCGCACGATCCCGCGCACGACCGGCTCGTGCACCGGGTCTCCGCCGGCGTACGGCCCGCGTACCTCGATCCGCGCGACCTCGCCGCGCTGGGCGGCGGCGATCACGACGGTGTTGTCCAGGTAACCGCCCGCCGCCACCGGCGTGTTGCCGGTGGCGTCGACGCCGGCGACATCCGCCACGAGATGCGCGAGCGCGACGGCGAGCCGCTGGGGGTCGACCTCGGCCTCGATGGGCGGCGCGTGCACGGCGAACTGCACCCGTCCCGGCCCGATCAGCTCCACGGCCCCGTCCACACCGGCGGCGACGACGGCGTCCAGCATCACCTTCGTACGGGTGATGTCCTCGCTGCCCGCGTCCAGCCGCTGGTAGCCGAGGACGTTGTCGATGAGGGTGGTGATCCGGGAGTAGCCGGCGGACAGGTGGTGCAGGACCTGGTTGGCCTCGGGCCACAGCTGGCCGGCGTCGTCGGCCGCCAGCGCGGACAGCTCGCGCCGCAGCTCGTCCAGCGGGCCGCGCAGCGACTGTGCCAGCAGGGTCAGCAGCTGCTCGTGCCGCCCGGAGAGAGCCTCGTACCGGTCCTTCTCCCGCTCGGCGAGCGCCGCGTACCGCTCCTCGTCGGCCGCCAGCTCCTCCGTGTGCTTCTCGCGCAGCTCCCCGATCTCGGTGACGTGCTTCTCGCGCAGCTCCTCGACCTCGGTGACGTGCTGCTGGCGCAGCGCGGTCAGGTCGGATGCGTGCTCCTCGGAGAGCCGCTCCAGCTCCTCGGCGTGCGCCTTCTCCAGCGCGGCCTTCTCCTCCACCAGGGCGTCGTACGGCCGCCGGTCGGCGAAGGTCATCACGGCGCCGACGAGCTGGTCCCCGTCCCGCACCGGCGCGGTGGTCAGATCGACCGGCACCTTCTTGTCGCCCTTGGACCACAGCACCTGCCCGCGCACCCGGTGCTTGCGCCCGGAGCGCAGCGTGTCGGCGAGCGGCGACTCGTCGTACGGGAAGGGCGAGCCGTCGGCGCGCGAGTGCAGCACGAGGGTGTGCAGCTCCTTGCCGCCCAGCTCACCGGCCCGGTATCCCAGTATCTGGGCGGCGGCCGGGTTGACCAGCACGATCCGCCCGTCCGTGTCGGTGCCTACGACACCTTCCGAGGCCGCCCGCAGGATCATCTCGGTCTGCCGCTGCGAGCGGGCCAGCTCCGCCTCGGTGTCGACGGTCCCGGACAGGTCCCGGACCACGATCATCAGCAGCTCGTCGCCGGTGTAGCCGTAACCGTCGTACGCCTGCTGCCCGTTCTCCAGGTTCGCGCTGGTGACCTCGACGGGGAACTCGGTCCCGTCGGTCCGCCGCGCGACCATCCGGGTGGGCTTGGTCCGCCCCCGGGGGTCCATGTGGCTGGGCCGCCGCATCGAGCCGGGGATGAGCCGCGAGTCGAACTGCGGCAGCAGATCGAGCAGCCCGCGGCCCACGAGAGCCGTGCCGGGCGTCTCGAAGGCCTCCAGCGCGATGGTGTTGGCGTTGACGACGGTTCCGTTGGCGTTGACCAGGACCAACGCGTCCGGCAGCGCGTCGAGTATGGCTGCGAGGCGAGCAGCGCCTCGGGATGGCCTGCTGCTCACGAGACGCCTTCCTCCCTGTTACCGCACCTTGCCGACCGCTCGGGCCATCTT comes from Streptomyces sp. SCL15-4 and encodes:
- a CDS encoding long-chain fatty acid--CoA ligase; this encodes MQDVPLLISRILTHGSTVHGSSRVTTWTGESEPHRRTFAEVGARAARLAHALRDELGVRDDDRVATLMWNNAEHVEAYFAVPSMGAVLHTLNLRLPAEQLVWIVSHAADKVVLVNGSLIPLLAPLLPQLPTVEHIVVSGPGDRAPLAGAGARVHEYEELIVGRPDHYDWPELDERRAAAMCYTSGTTGDPKGVVYSHRSVYLHSMQVNMTQSMGLTDRDTSLVVVPQFHVNAWGLPHATFMTGVNMLMPDRFLQPAPLAEMIESERPTHAAAVPTIWQGLLGELTARPRDVSSLGQVTIGGAACPPSLMTAFDELGMRVCHAWGMTETSPLGTVARPPAHAAGTDEEFRYRVTQGRFPAGVEARLTGPGGTRLPWDGESAGELEVRGPWIAGAYYNGPDADPLRPGDKFSADGWLKTGDVGTISADGYLTLTDRAKDVIKSGGEWISSVELENALMAHPDVAEAAVVAVPDDKWGERPLATVVLRPGASADFQALRTFLAEEGRIARWQLPERWTTVPVVPKTSVGKFDKKVLRRQYADGELEVTRL
- a CDS encoding MFS transporter, with translation MPSATTTRQTPPVRVPARERSASGTLFLLLIAVCTAVTAANIYLAAPLLPLIARDFGTTASAVAWIASVAQLGYAAGLLFFAPLGDRVNRRSLVAWLSVATTVALAGAAAAPGTAALAAAVFVASAATVVPQLLVPLVAARAPADRRARHVAAVIAGLFTGIVAARVLGGLAGQGLGWRWVFAGSAVLTLALGLATALALPAERRARQGGLFSGIAELPGLLRQSSELRRACIRQAGMFGAWSALWTSLALLLTGPAYGLSTATAGLFGLFGLTASAVAPLAGGLVDRFGAARVVGTAFVLAAVAVPLFWLGGHVLPALFAAAIAIHAALVASHVANQTVALTTTTTPATANTAYVVSGFAGGALASAAAGPAFGHWGWTGVCAVAGVWLALGWAATLRTGRR
- a CDS encoding TetR family transcriptional regulator yields the protein MATVRDPEATKARIFEAAVAEFSRHGIAGARIDRIAAAAKANKQLIYAYFGNKAELFTQVLGRCMVDLASSVPVDPDDIDGWVDRLLDYHAAHPELLRLLFWEGIEYGSADLPDEAARQDHYARKVAAIRDGQDRGVITDVIPAGDLLILLISLTNWISAVPQMRRILAGSRDDDRDRLRASIKEAARRLVAR
- a CDS encoding PAS domain-containing protein, which produces MSSRPSRGAARLAAILDALPDALVLVNANGTVVNANTIALEAFETPGTALVGRGLLDLLPQFDSRLIPGSMRRPSHMDPRGRTKPTRMVARRTDGTEFPVEVTSANLENGQQAYDGYGYTGDELLMIVVRDLSGTVDTEAELARSQRQTEMILRAASEGVVGTDTDGRIVLVNPAAAQILGYRAGELGGKELHTLVLHSRADGSPFPYDESPLADTLRSGRKHRVRGQVLWSKGDKKVPVDLTTAPVRDGDQLVGAVMTFADRRPYDALVEEKAALEKAHAEELERLSEEHASDLTALRQQHVTEVEELREKHVTEIGELREKHTEELAADEERYAALAEREKDRYEALSGRHEQLLTLLAQSLRGPLDELRRELSALAADDAGQLWPEANQVLHHLSAGYSRITTLIDNVLGYQRLDAGSEDITRTKVMLDAVVAAGVDGAVELIGPGRVQFAVHAPPIEAEVDPQRLAVALAHLVADVAGVDATGNTPVAAGGYLDNTVVIAAAQRGEVARIEVRGPYAGGDPVHEPVVRGIVRAHGGVLQTHEVPGMSGSAYVLEVPLGGGAGAVAAQVPGPAAASAGAPMPEIVASAPLPDAAAAAPLPEAVAGMPLPDAGEAAGDDAGAAEQSGGGGRRRARRSSTDAFLESDLAGAGDTGEFGTAAPTGRRRRRAVAPAEESAAVAAEGAENASGGTGRRRARPADGADAGTDAGAGAGESKGVAEGAVVTSAEQSAGAAASGTGLGGTVPPQGVPVGPGRRAHHEVDAPQAALPPALPAAGDPAQADGAEEAQPTGRRRRALAAAAERAAAQEASGPRTVFALPPAEADRTPETPETAEAHGTEEAQTIPAPASGTAPTSGPVPASGSVPTGGPVPAGGPVPAPGAPTAVPMAPGAAVSAGTPVTPDAGTPVTPGAGSAEAGLPRVPGAGPLPGQVQVPAQMPMSAEGLPGLEGRHDAVPLDQSEDHTPPQPHPQRAPTGRRRRAVARPAEAAQATAPGPAVPGQTPSRATPMPGTAGPGPQRAAAVPPVPGQGAQAAQVPGVPAQGAAAQGTIGQGIPVQGRPAAPGTPMPAAPVPAQGTPTHGTPAQATPAHGTPAPGAAPARAPRTPAATQPGTPPAGTPVAGPGPLPLPAEAAPGQAPGARPVPVPPGPATGAPPQWPGAGDTAGAGTPLPAPGAPAPTTPAQGTPLPAGPSAPAGTAVPTTSTPPPPGQPPRAAQPLPAESVGGGPVDPDSTQGRAISVRTLGQGVPFARQAAQAQQPTATPPPHAPGGSGRRRKLGTPPDPAARQEPRPDQGARPHPAPEALSAHPAPGGRPPAPQPAPAGQPPLPGRPAPGTEGAGRSYAIGAPEPDAAEGPEPLDGPGGAVEVADTPRPQPLDDELPPEPLDNPRRLLVWPAPDVTTQQALSDRGYRPVIVHSREEVDAQIAAFPAALFVDPLTGPITRTALQSLRQAAVAAEVPVLVTAGLGQASREAAYGADPAVLLKALAPRDSEQHPPRVLLIEEHAEIALALTSTLERRGMQVARAASDNDAVTLAAQFRPNLVVMDLMQVHRRRAGIVDWLRANGQLNRTPLVVYTAAVDQADLPRLASGETVLFLAERSTSTEVQSRIVDLLARIGTN